The Ignavibacteria bacterium genomic sequence ATTTTTCTGGCAAGCCCTGCCCTGATTAACTTACCATTCTTTTTTGCTGGCGGGCTGAAAATCATCTATGACATCTGGCTCTACCATAGTTTTAAGGAAATTAAAGATGGACAGGAAATCGGTGTTAAGCGCACTAAAGTTACCTAATTTCTAAATTTTAATGCCAAATTTCTCTAATATATAGATCATCAGGAAATAAAACAGAACCATTACAACAATTGATATAATAAGAGCAAAGATAAAATCCATCTTTCTCAAAAGGTATGGCAGCAGAATAAACATGGACAGTGATGGAATTACAAGCCAGAATATACCGGTTGAAAGTTCCGAGACCTGTTCTTTGCTTTTTGTTTCATAATAAAGCCAGATAAACGCAAGTATCGAGACAAGGGGCATTGAGGCAAATATGCTTCCTATCAATGTGCTTCTTTTCGACACTTCTGATACAAATACAATAATTGCTGCTGAAATTAATACCTTTACGATATAATATATCATGACATTATCCTATATTGAAACCTGATATAGCTAAAATAACTCTATTCAAAAGTAAATCAAAAGAATCTATCAATTATTAGGTCGCCTGGAATAAGTAAATATTAAGTAAATTCCTAAAATTATTTCAGGACACTTTTA encodes the following:
- a CDS encoding DUF3147 family protein — protein: MIYYIVKVLISAAIIVFVSEVSKRSTLIGSIFASMPLVSILAFIWLYYETKSKEQVSELSTGIFWLVIPSLSMFILLPYLLRKMDFIFALIISIVVMVLFYFLMIYILEKFGIKI